In a single window of the Novipirellula galeiformis genome:
- a CDS encoding DUF1559 domain-containing protein yields MPTALKSARRGFTLVELLVVIAIIGVLVGLLLPAVQAAREAARRMSCSNNMKQIGLAMHNYHDTHQKFPYGYLLEAQSETLKRECWFQNLLPFVEQQAYFERYKVAFETYGASQATHLHQLPAELIGIAIPAFMCPSDPSGPAHGGSGSDRGFQGSYGVCGGGGTPAHDLTGGITAAQMQIVRTDSGGMFGQANSYKFRDCLDGTSHTLLASETIIRGASGASSWGDMGGYWGGAIFGSYGFTSAEPPNTTVPDFTRLCRSKTFPKSPCEDITDSNHRNFYNFARSHHTGGVLTAFCDGSVRFVTDSIQRQTWRDLGNRADGRTIGEF; encoded by the coding sequence ATGCCAACCGCACTCAAGTCCGCACGTCGCGGGTTCACGCTCGTGGAGCTACTCGTTGTGATTGCCATCATTGGTGTCTTAGTTGGCTTGTTGCTGCCAGCGGTGCAGGCCGCCCGCGAAGCGGCACGCCGAATGAGCTGCTCCAATAACATGAAGCAGATCGGCCTTGCGATGCACAACTACCATGATACCCATCAGAAGTTCCCGTATGGTTATCTCCTGGAGGCCCAGTCAGAGACACTTAAACGAGAATGCTGGTTCCAGAACCTTCTGCCATTTGTCGAGCAGCAGGCGTATTTCGAGCGATACAAGGTCGCGTTTGAAACTTATGGCGCCTCCCAGGCGACACATCTTCACCAATTGCCAGCGGAATTGATTGGCATTGCGATACCTGCCTTCATGTGCCCTTCGGATCCATCGGGCCCAGCCCATGGTGGCAGCGGATCCGACAGAGGCTTCCAAGGAAGTTACGGTGTTTGCGGCGGTGGCGGTACGCCAGCCCATGATCTGACTGGCGGGATTACGGCCGCGCAGATGCAAATCGTTCGGACGGATTCGGGAGGCATGTTTGGGCAAGCGAATAGTTACAAGTTCCGCGATTGCCTCGACGGAACCTCGCATACGCTGCTCGCCAGCGAGACGATTATTCGCGGTGCGTCCGGCGCAAGCAGTTGGGGTGACATGGGCGGCTACTGGGGCGGTGCGATCTTTGGCTCCTATGGTTTTACCTCGGCAGAGCCTCCGAACACAACGGTGCCCGATTTTACTCGTTTGTGCAGGAGCAAGACTTTTCCGAAATCGCCTTGCGAGGATATCACTGATTCCAACCACCGCAATTTCTACAATTTTGCCCGCAGTCATCACACCGGCGGCGTGTTGACGGCGTTCTGTGACGGCTCAGTTCGATTTGTCA